A single Streptomyces mirabilis DNA region contains:
- a CDS encoding metal ABC transporter substrate-binding protein, whose protein sequence is MNVRRRLAASRISTAGSAALAATAVGLGALTGCSVSTAVDGKSDGKLDIVASFYPMQYLAEQIGGTHVHVTSLTQPGQEPHDLEISARQTAQLQSADAVVYLKNLQPAVDDAVAQSEVKTKIDAASLTTLEKHGNEVGGHAASHDSSKGEESGAADPHIWLDPVKYGEVAEGVAKALKKADPKHAADYDKNMTALRKKFADLDTQYKTGLANTRTKVFITTHAAFGYLAERYGLTEEAINGLDPESEPSANRVKDLEKMAKADGVSTVFYETLVSDKTAKTIAGDANLKTDVLDPIEGITGKSRGSDYFQVMESNLKALRTALGAK, encoded by the coding sequence ATGAACGTACGACGGCGCCTCGCCGCTTCTCGAATAAGCACCGCCGGGTCCGCGGCCCTGGCAGCCACCGCCGTCGGCCTCGGCGCCCTCACCGGCTGCTCGGTTTCCACGGCGGTCGACGGCAAGAGCGACGGGAAGCTCGACATCGTGGCGTCGTTCTACCCCATGCAGTACCTCGCCGAGCAGATCGGCGGGACGCACGTGCACGTCACGAGCCTGACCCAGCCCGGTCAGGAGCCGCACGACCTGGAGATCAGCGCCCGGCAGACCGCGCAGCTCCAGTCGGCGGACGCCGTCGTCTACCTCAAGAACCTGCAGCCGGCCGTCGACGACGCCGTGGCGCAGTCCGAGGTCAAGACCAAGATCGACGCCGCGTCGCTGACCACGCTGGAGAAGCACGGCAACGAGGTCGGCGGGCACGCGGCCTCGCACGACAGCTCCAAGGGCGAGGAGTCCGGCGCCGCCGACCCGCACATCTGGCTCGACCCGGTGAAGTACGGCGAGGTCGCCGAAGGGGTCGCCAAGGCCCTCAAGAAGGCCGACCCGAAGCATGCCGCGGACTACGACAAGAACATGACGGCGCTGCGGAAGAAGTTCGCCGATCTCGACACCCAGTACAAGACCGGGCTGGCGAACACCAGGACCAAGGTCTTCATCACCACGCACGCCGCCTTCGGCTATCTCGCCGAGCGCTACGGCCTCACCGAGGAGGCCATCAACGGTCTGGACCCGGAGTCGGAGCCCAGCGCGAACCGCGTGAAGGACCTTGAGAAGATGGCGAAGGCCGACGGCGTCTCGACGGTGTTCTACGAGACGCTCGTCAGCGACAAGACCGCCAAGACCATCGCCGGCGACGCGAACCTGAAGACGGACGTCCTCGACCCGATCGAGGGCATCACCGGCAAGTCCAGGGGCAGCGACTACTTCCAGGTCATGGAGTCGAACCTGAAGGCGCTGCGAACGGCGTTGGGCGCCAAGTGA
- a CDS encoding glycine--tRNA ligase, producing the protein MAADKIDTIVSLSKRRGFVFPSSEIYGGQRAAWDYGPLGVELKENIKRQWWRYMVTSREDVVGIDSSVILATEVWVASGHVATFTDPLTECTSCHKRYRADHLEEAYEAKHGRLPENGLADLNCPNCGNKGTFTEPKQFSGLLTTHLGPTQDSGSVAYLRPETAQGIFTNFAQVQQTSRRKPPFGIAQMGKSFRNEITPGNFIFRTREFEQMEMEFFVKPGEDEKWQEYWMQERWNWYTGLGLREENMRWFEHPKEKLSHYSKRTADIEYRFSFGGNEWGELEGVANRTDYDLGAHSKASGQDLSYFDQEAGERWTPYVIEPAAGVGRAMLAFLLDAYVEDEAPNAKGKMEKRTVLRLDPRLAPVKVAVLPLSRNPELSPKAKGLATALRQHWNIDFDDAGAIGRRYRRQDEIGTPFCVTVDFDTLDDNAVTVRERDSMKQERVSLDQIEGYLAARLIGC; encoded by the coding sequence GTGGCCGCCGACAAGATCGACACCATCGTCAGCCTGAGCAAGCGCCGTGGCTTCGTTTTCCCCAGTAGTGAGATCTACGGCGGACAGCGTGCCGCCTGGGACTACGGCCCGCTCGGCGTCGAGCTCAAGGAGAACATCAAGCGCCAGTGGTGGCGCTACATGGTCACCTCCCGCGAGGACGTCGTCGGTATCGACTCGTCGGTGATCCTGGCGACCGAGGTCTGGGTCGCGTCGGGGCACGTCGCCACCTTCACCGACCCGCTCACCGAGTGCACCTCCTGCCACAAGCGCTACCGCGCCGACCACCTGGAGGAGGCCTACGAGGCGAAGCACGGCCGCCTCCCGGAGAACGGCCTCGCCGACCTCAACTGCCCCAACTGCGGCAACAAGGGCACGTTCACCGAGCCCAAGCAGTTCTCGGGCCTGCTCACCACCCACCTCGGCCCCACGCAGGACAGCGGCTCCGTCGCCTACCTGCGCCCTGAGACGGCCCAGGGCATCTTCACCAACTTCGCCCAGGTCCAGCAGACCTCGCGCCGCAAGCCGCCCTTCGGCATCGCGCAGATGGGCAAGTCCTTCCGCAACGAGATCACGCCCGGCAACTTCATCTTCCGCACCCGCGAGTTCGAGCAGATGGAGATGGAGTTCTTCGTCAAGCCGGGCGAGGACGAGAAGTGGCAGGAGTACTGGATGCAGGAGCGCTGGAACTGGTACACCGGCCTCGGTCTGCGCGAAGAGAACATGCGCTGGTTCGAGCACCCCAAGGAGAAGCTCTCCCACTACTCCAAGCGCACCGCCGACATCGAGTACCGCTTCAGCTTCGGCGGCAACGAGTGGGGCGAGCTGGAGGGCGTCGCCAACCGCACCGACTACGACCTCGGCGCGCACTCCAAGGCCTCCGGCCAGGACCTCTCCTACTTCGACCAGGAGGCCGGCGAGCGCTGGACTCCGTACGTCATCGAGCCCGCCGCCGGTGTCGGCCGCGCGATGCTGGCGTTCCTGCTGGACGCCTACGTCGAGGACGAGGCCCCCAACGCCAAGGGCAAGATGGAGAAGCGCACGGTGCTGCGCCTCGACCCGCGCCTCGCGCCGGTCAAGGTCGCCGTCCTGCCGCTCTCCCGCAACCCCGAGCTGTCCCCGAAGGCCAAGGGCCTCGCCACCGCCCTGCGCCAGCACTGGAACATCGACTTCGACGACGCGGGCGCCATCGGCCGCCGCTACCGTCGCCAGGACGAGATCGGCACCCCGTTCTGCGTCACGGTCGACTTCGACACCCTCGACGACAACGCCGTCACGGTGCGCGAGCGCGACTCGATGAAGCAGGAGCGCGTCTCCCTCGACCAGATCGAGGGCTACCTGGCCGCGCGTCTGATCGGCTGCTGA
- a CDS encoding SpoIIE family protein phosphatase, producing the protein MISMDKVTTGEQLLSTREMSDSAIAMLDEQGTVVGWTWAAEQLVGYSAGDVVGRSAALVLLTSEDAPTASVFIERCRVHGGWSGTTSVRHRDGRPLVVSLRISMVRGQDGAVGWLVSVTDAGMLSGDTVTGSVRESLLARVPIGIVFRDLRLRCTWVNDTMESHDGIPAERRLGRGFTDVLSGPRAAALEATMRQVLDTGVSSVHTYRSWLAPGPRRDHTFAASIFRLQGADGRVLGVCVINVDVTESRRAYERLAILTGGSVRLGSTLDVMRTSQELADLAVPLFADYVAVDLEQSIPFGDGHPVRVGPADRRLPVFRRAGLASIHQGVPESPWERGDPVVMPPTSPFTDVLRTGRPHLEPVLDTAEGTWFDQDPARARKVRENRIHSLMVVPIRARRTLLGVAVFVRTENPVPFQEIDLLLAEELVGRAALSLDNARQYAREHTAALALQRNLLPHRLRGGAAVEAVSCYMPADLDNGVGGDWYDVIPLSGARVALVVGDVVGHGLHAAATMGRLRTAVHTLADMELSPAELLTHLDDTVQRLAEEDAYDPDQTPAVMGATCLYAVYDPVTRKCVMARAGHPPPAIIDPQGRVAFPDLPAGPPLGLGLGIPFEAVELDLPEESLLALYTDGLVESRDQDIDAGMRRLGAALAGPADSLEERCTRATESAAGRAPTDDVTLLLARTRALDPGQVASWTLPCDQSAVGDARDLAAGRLAAWGLERLEDTTKLIVSELVTNALRHGIGPIGLRLVRHQVLTCEVFDAGGCPPRLRHARAVDENGRGLFLVAQLSRRWGVRSVPGGKIVWAEADLATSSEPRRAA; encoded by the coding sequence ATGATCAGCATGGACAAGGTGACGACCGGTGAGCAGCTGCTGAGCACGCGCGAGATGTCCGACTCGGCCATCGCGATGCTCGACGAGCAGGGGACCGTCGTCGGTTGGACATGGGCGGCCGAGCAGCTCGTCGGATACTCCGCCGGGGACGTGGTGGGCCGATCCGCCGCTCTGGTCCTGCTGACGTCCGAGGACGCGCCGACGGCATCGGTGTTCATCGAACGGTGCCGTGTCCACGGCGGCTGGTCGGGGACGACGTCGGTGCGCCACCGCGACGGCCGCCCCCTCGTCGTCAGCCTGCGGATCTCCATGGTTCGCGGGCAGGACGGAGCCGTCGGCTGGCTCGTGTCGGTGACCGACGCCGGGATGCTGTCGGGGGACACGGTGACCGGATCGGTGCGGGAGTCGCTTCTCGCCCGCGTACCGATCGGCATCGTGTTCCGTGACCTGCGGCTGCGCTGTACGTGGGTGAACGACACGATGGAGAGCCACGACGGCATCCCCGCTGAGCGACGGCTCGGACGCGGGTTCACCGACGTGCTGTCCGGTCCCAGGGCCGCGGCGCTCGAGGCGACGATGCGGCAGGTGCTGGACACCGGCGTGAGCAGTGTCCACACCTATCGGTCGTGGCTCGCACCGGGTCCGCGCCGGGACCACACGTTCGCAGCGTCGATCTTCCGTCTCCAGGGCGCCGACGGCCGAGTGCTCGGGGTCTGTGTCATCAACGTCGACGTCACCGAGAGCCGGCGGGCGTACGAACGCCTGGCCATCCTCACCGGGGGCAGCGTACGCCTGGGCAGCACCCTGGACGTGATGCGGACCAGCCAGGAACTGGCCGACCTCGCCGTGCCCCTGTTCGCGGACTACGTCGCCGTGGACCTGGAGCAGTCGATCCCCTTCGGCGACGGGCACCCGGTCCGCGTCGGCCCGGCAGACCGGCGCCTCCCCGTCTTCCGGCGGGCCGGTCTGGCCTCGATCCATCAAGGGGTTCCCGAATCCCCCTGGGAGCGCGGCGACCCGGTGGTCATGCCGCCCACCTCACCCTTCACGGACGTACTGCGCACCGGGCGGCCCCACTTGGAGCCTGTCCTGGACACCGCCGAGGGCACCTGGTTCGACCAGGACCCGGCACGGGCGCGGAAGGTCAGGGAGAACCGCATCCATTCGCTGATGGTGGTTCCCATCCGCGCGAGGCGCACCCTGCTCGGGGTGGCCGTGTTCGTCCGCACCGAGAACCCGGTGCCGTTCCAGGAGATCGATCTGCTCCTGGCCGAAGAACTGGTCGGTCGCGCCGCGCTGTCGCTGGACAACGCCCGCCAGTACGCCCGCGAACACACCGCGGCCCTCGCGCTCCAGCGCAACCTGCTGCCGCACCGGTTGCGCGGCGGCGCGGCCGTCGAGGCGGTCTCGTGCTATATGCCCGCCGACCTCGACAACGGCGTCGGGGGCGACTGGTACGACGTGATCCCCCTGTCCGGCGCCCGGGTGGCTCTTGTCGTCGGCGACGTGGTCGGCCACGGGCTGCACGCCGCCGCGACCATGGGCCGGCTGCGCACCGCCGTCCACACCCTCGCCGACATGGAGCTGTCCCCCGCCGAGCTGCTGACCCACCTCGACGACACGGTCCAGCGACTGGCCGAGGAAGATGCCTACGACCCGGACCAGACCCCCGCGGTGATGGGCGCCACCTGTCTGTACGCCGTCTACGATCCGGTCACGCGAAAGTGCGTCATGGCACGGGCCGGGCACCCGCCGCCCGCGATCATCGATCCACAGGGCCGGGTCGCCTTCCCCGACCTGCCCGCCGGTCCGCCCCTGGGCCTCGGCCTGGGCATCCCCTTCGAGGCCGTGGAACTGGACCTGCCCGAAGAGAGTCTCCTCGCCCTGTACACCGACGGCCTGGTCGAGAGCCGCGACCAGGACATCGACGCGGGCATGCGCCGGCTGGGCGCGGCCCTGGCGGGACCGGCCGACTCCCTCGAGGAGCGCTGCACCCGCGCCACGGAGTCCGCCGCGGGGCGGGCGCCGACCGACGACGTCACCCTGCTCCTGGCACGGACCCGCGCGCTCGACCCGGGTCAGGTCGCCTCCTGGACGCTGCCGTGCGACCAGTCCGCCGTCGGCGATGCCCGGGACCTGGCCGCCGGCCGGCTGGCCGCGTGGGGTCTGGAACGTCTCGAGGACACCACGAAGCTGATCGTCAGCGAACTGGTCACCAACGCCCTCCGTCACGGTATCGGCCCGATCGGTCTGCGCCTGGTCCGGCACCAGGTCCTGACCTGCGAAGTGTTCGACGCCGGCGGCTGCCCCCCGCGGCTGCGTCACGCACGCGCCGTCGACGAGAACGGCCGCGGCCTGTTCCTGGTCGCCCAGCTGTCCCGCAGATGGGGTGTCCGCTCGGTGCCCGGCGGCAAGATCGTCTGGGCCGAGGCGGACCTCGCCACCTCCTCCGAGCCCCGCAGAGCCGCCTGA
- a CDS encoding carboxymuconolactone decarboxylase family protein, with protein sequence MEPRLDFFGSPVGGKVLKHINSANKVVSDSTLPAVIQELVKLRASQINGCGFCTDMHSKDAAQAGETQQRLNLVAAWREATVFTDAERAALELAEQGTRIADAAGGVTDDAWAGAAKHFDDDQLAALVSLIAVINAYNRINVINQQPAGDYRPGQFG encoded by the coding sequence GTGGAACCGCGTCTCGACTTCTTCGGCAGCCCCGTCGGGGGCAAGGTGCTCAAGCACATCAACTCGGCCAACAAGGTCGTCTCGGACTCGACCCTCCCGGCCGTCATCCAGGAACTGGTCAAACTCCGCGCCAGCCAGATCAACGGCTGCGGCTTCTGCACCGACATGCACAGCAAGGACGCCGCCCAGGCCGGAGAAACTCAGCAGCGCCTCAACCTGGTCGCCGCCTGGCGTGAGGCCACCGTCTTCACCGACGCCGAACGCGCCGCCCTGGAACTGGCCGAACAGGGCACCCGCATCGCCGACGCGGCCGGCGGCGTCACGGACGACGCCTGGGCCGGCGCCGCCAAGCACTTCGACGACGACCAGCTCGCCGCACTGGTCTCACTCATCGCCGTCATCAACGCCTACAACCGCATCAACGTCATCAACCAGCAGCCCGCCGGCGACTACCGGCCCGGCCAGTTCGGCTGA
- a CDS encoding cupin domain-containing protein has protein sequence MSNDDPATGSAAPRPRSEAWKTALTVLQTAQPPFVPEGAEATTVLVAFPPGDPGTPPHRHSGPAFGYMLEGEMLFELEGEPERVIKAGETFWEPGGDVIHYQDGNNRTDSWSRFLVTMMCAPGQPMLTLVDEKELAERKHLRAPRPDA, from the coding sequence ATGTCGAACGACGATCCGGCGACCGGCAGCGCCGCGCCCCGACCGCGCTCGGAGGCATGGAAGACAGCGCTCACCGTGCTGCAGACGGCGCAACCGCCGTTCGTTCCCGAAGGGGCGGAGGCCACGACGGTCCTCGTCGCGTTCCCTCCCGGTGACCCCGGCACCCCTCCGCACCGGCACTCGGGGCCCGCCTTCGGCTACATGCTCGAAGGGGAGATGCTCTTCGAGCTGGAAGGCGAGCCCGAGCGCGTGATCAAGGCCGGGGAGACATTCTGGGAGCCGGGCGGCGACGTCATCCACTACCAGGACGGCAACAACCGGACCGACTCGTGGAGCCGTTTCCTCGTCACCATGATGTGCGCGCCCGGTCAGCCCATGCTCACCCTGGTCGACGAGAAGGAGCTGGCCGAGCGGAAGCACCTGCGTGCTCCCCGCCCGGACGCCTGA
- a CDS encoding RNA polymerase sigma-70 factor yields MRDRDDTDSLDRATRDFIAARPQLFGIAYRVLGSVAEAEDIVQDAWLRWQNTNRADVHEPAAFLATVTARLAINVAQSARVRRESYVGPWIPEPVDTSADPQLGAERAEALDLAVLFLLQKLNPVERAAYVLREAFDYPYKQIAEMLETSEANTRQLVSRARKHLSSERAAPVSSTAHRRLLEVFLAAAQTGDLSALEGVLTEGVVSYTDGDGVRGAARIPVVGREHVTKFVAAFAPRFWPETEVRWVEANGRPAVLVSAGGNASALLSVDASARGIERLLWVMNPAKLDPYVTSLQQ; encoded by the coding sequence ATGCGCGACCGGGACGACACCGACTCTCTCGACCGGGCGACGAGGGATTTCATCGCGGCGCGTCCCCAACTCTTCGGTATCGCCTACCGCGTGCTCGGCAGCGTCGCGGAAGCCGAGGACATCGTCCAGGACGCGTGGCTGCGGTGGCAGAACACCAACCGCGCGGACGTTCACGAGCCGGCCGCGTTCCTGGCCACGGTCACGGCCCGGCTGGCGATCAACGTGGCCCAGTCCGCGCGGGTGCGCCGCGAGTCGTACGTCGGGCCCTGGATCCCCGAGCCGGTCGACACGAGCGCGGATCCGCAGTTGGGCGCGGAACGGGCGGAGGCACTGGACCTGGCGGTCCTCTTCCTCCTGCAGAAGTTGAACCCCGTGGAACGGGCCGCCTACGTGCTGCGGGAAGCCTTCGACTACCCGTACAAGCAGATCGCGGAGATGCTGGAGACGAGCGAGGCGAACACGCGGCAGCTGGTGAGCCGCGCTCGCAAGCATCTCTCCTCGGAACGCGCGGCGCCGGTCAGCTCCACCGCTCACCGGCGCCTGCTGGAGGTGTTCCTCGCCGCGGCGCAGACGGGCGACCTGTCGGCACTCGAGGGCGTCCTCACCGAGGGTGTTGTCAGCTACACCGACGGTGACGGCGTGCGCGGCGCGGCCAGGATTCCGGTCGTCGGACGTGAGCACGTCACCAAGTTCGTCGCCGCCTTCGCCCCGCGTTTCTGGCCCGAGACCGAGGTGCGCTGGGTCGAGGCCAACGGCAGGCCGGCCGTCCTGGTTTCGGCCGGTGGCAACGCGTCGGCTCTCCTGTCCGTCGACGCGTCGGCGCGCGGCATCGAACGCCTCCTGTGGGTCATGAACCCCGCCAAGCTGGATCCCTACGTGACTTCGCTGCAGCAGTGA
- a CDS encoding oxidoreductase: MSSKVALVTGASSGIGEVTALKLQELGYTVYGAARRVERMSRLAEAGVHVLPMDVTDPASMRAGVDGIIAESGRIDVLVNNAGYGSYGAIEDVPLDEARAQFEVNIFGAAHLIQLALPHMRAQRSGTIVNISSMGGKIHTPLGGWYHGTKFALEGLSNCLRMELKPFGIDVVIVEPGAIRTEWGGIAAGNLRKTSGDTAYATQADAMAESLGSESTARRSSPPSVIADTVAKAVTARRPRTRYAVGYGARPLIFLRRALPDRAYDALVARAMGTPTGVR, translated from the coding sequence ATGTCCAGCAAGGTCGCCCTGGTCACCGGTGCTTCCTCCGGTATCGGTGAAGTCACCGCACTCAAGCTCCAGGAGCTCGGATACACCGTGTACGGTGCTGCCCGCCGGGTGGAGCGCATGTCCCGGCTCGCCGAGGCGGGCGTCCACGTCCTGCCCATGGACGTCACCGACCCCGCTTCGATGCGGGCGGGTGTCGACGGGATCATCGCCGAATCGGGCCGTATCGACGTCCTGGTGAACAACGCGGGGTACGGGTCGTACGGGGCCATCGAGGACGTACCGCTGGACGAGGCGCGCGCCCAGTTCGAGGTCAACATCTTCGGTGCCGCCCATCTGATCCAGCTCGCGCTGCCGCACATGCGGGCGCAGCGGAGCGGCACGATCGTCAACATCTCTTCCATGGGCGGCAAGATCCACACCCCGCTGGGCGGTTGGTACCACGGAACCAAGTTCGCCCTCGAAGGGCTCAGCAACTGCCTGCGCATGGAGCTCAAGCCGTTCGGCATCGACGTGGTCATCGTCGAGCCCGGAGCCATCAGGACGGAGTGGGGCGGCATCGCCGCGGGCAACCTGCGCAAGACCTCCGGCGACACCGCGTACGCCACGCAGGCCGACGCGATGGCCGAGTCCCTGGGCTCCGAGAGCACCGCCCGCCGCAGCTCCCCACCCTCGGTCATCGCCGACACCGTCGCCAAGGCCGTCACGGCTCGCCGCCCCAGGACCCGGTACGCCGTCGGTTACGGGGCCAGGCCCCTCATCTTCCTGCGCCGTGCCCTGCCCGACCGCGCCTACGACGCGCTCGTCGCCCGCGCCATGGGCACACCGACCGGCGTTCGGTGA
- a CDS encoding TetR/AcrR family transcriptional regulator: MTQARPLRADAVRNRRKILDAAHLLITRHGPEVPMDAIAEAAGVAVGTLYRHYPTKTDLVGAVLSRHVERMTLNVEEAADRVRAGAHAMTELTALVSRVIEAAAQDRAVKAAAQGVGASYAPENDTRAAAALADLITAGQADGDLHPDVTVADFYLLLATAPLDQPREVRDRWLTLILPGFTAAAR, from the coding sequence ATGACCCAGGCCCGGCCGCTGCGCGCCGACGCGGTCCGCAACCGGAGGAAGATCCTCGACGCGGCGCACCTGCTGATCACGCGGCACGGCCCCGAGGTGCCCATGGACGCGATCGCCGAGGCTGCCGGGGTGGCGGTGGGCACGCTCTACCGGCACTACCCCACGAAGACCGATCTCGTCGGCGCGGTCCTGTCCCGGCATGTCGAGCGGATGACCCTCAACGTGGAGGAGGCGGCAGACCGCGTGCGGGCGGGGGCGCACGCCATGACCGAGCTCACCGCGCTCGTCTCCCGCGTCATCGAGGCCGCGGCCCAGGACCGCGCGGTGAAGGCCGCCGCGCAGGGAGTCGGCGCCTCGTACGCGCCCGAGAACGACACGCGTGCGGCCGCCGCGCTGGCCGACCTCATCACCGCCGGCCAGGCGGACGGTGACCTCCACCCGGACGTCACCGTCGCCGACTTCTACCTCTTGCTGGCCACCGCTCCCCTCGACCAGCCGCGCGAGGTCCGCGATCGCTGGCTCACCCTCATCCTTCCCGGCTTCACTGCGGCGGCTCGCTGA
- a CDS encoding chitinase has translation MIRRKLRLFALALTAAVLAPLSVATAPTASAADTCAVKSRPSGKVLQGYWENWDGSSNGVHPPFGWTPITDSRIAAHGYNVINAAFPVIRSDGTALWEDGMDTGVKVATPAEMCAAKTSGQTILLSIGGAAAGIDLSSSAVADRFVATIVPILKKYNFDGIDIDIETGLVGSGSIGQLSTSQANLIRIIDGVLSQMPANFGLTMAPETAYVTGGSITYGSIWGAYLPIVKKYADNGRLWWLNMQYYNGSMYGCSGDSYSAGTVQGFTAQTDCLNKGLVVQGTTIKVPYDKQVPGLPAQSGAGGGYMSPSLVSQAWRHYGTGLKGLMTWSINWDGSKNWTFGDNVKALQGR, from the coding sequence ATGATCCGTCGGAAGCTGCGCCTGTTCGCCCTCGCACTGACCGCAGCCGTCCTCGCCCCACTGTCGGTCGCCACCGCCCCCACCGCATCCGCCGCCGACACCTGCGCCGTGAAGTCCCGCCCGTCCGGAAAGGTTCTCCAGGGCTACTGGGAGAACTGGGACGGCTCTTCCAACGGAGTGCACCCGCCGTTCGGATGGACGCCGATCACCGACTCCCGTATCGCCGCGCACGGCTACAACGTGATCAACGCGGCGTTCCCGGTCATCCGCTCCGACGGCACGGCGCTGTGGGAGGACGGGATGGACACCGGGGTGAAGGTCGCGACGCCGGCGGAGATGTGCGCGGCCAAGACGTCCGGGCAGACGATCCTGCTGTCGATCGGCGGGGCGGCGGCGGGCATCGACCTCAGTTCCTCCGCCGTCGCCGACAGGTTCGTCGCGACGATCGTGCCCATCCTGAAGAAGTACAACTTCGACGGCATCGACATCGACATCGAGACGGGCCTGGTCGGCAGTGGCAGCATCGGTCAGCTCTCCACGTCCCAGGCCAACCTGATCCGGATCATCGACGGCGTGCTGTCGCAGATGCCGGCCAACTTCGGGCTGACCATGGCGCCGGAGACCGCGTACGTCACGGGTGGCAGCATCACGTACGGCTCGATCTGGGGCGCGTATCTGCCGATCGTCAAGAAGTACGCCGACAACGGGCGCCTGTGGTGGCTGAACATGCAGTACTACAACGGCAGCATGTACGGATGTTCCGGCGACTCCTACTCCGCGGGCACCGTTCAGGGCTTCACCGCGCAGACCGACTGCCTGAACAAGGGACTTGTCGTGCAGGGCACCACCATCAAGGTGCCTTATGACAAGCAGGTCCCGGGTCTGCCCGCCCAGTCGGGCGCCGGCGGCGGCTACATGTCACCGAGCCTGGTCTCCCAGGCGTGGCGGCACTACGGCACCGGCCTCAAGGGCCTGATGACCTGGTCGATCAACTGGGACGGCTCGAAGAACTGGACCTTCGGCGACAACGTCAAGGCGCTGCAGGGCCGTTGA
- a CDS encoding aldo/keto reductase produces MQTRPLGTTGPQVSALGLGCMGMSALYGEADRAESIATIHAALEAGVTLLDTGDFYAMGHNEMLIGEALRAAPAALREQALTSVKFGALRDPDGGWSGYDGRPAAVRNFAAYSLQRLGVDHIDVYRIARLDPNVPIEETVGAIAELVEKGHVRHIGLSEVGADTIRRAAATAPISDLQIEYSLISRGIEDEVLPTTRELGIGITAYGVLSRGLISGHFTADRQLAPTDFRSMSPRFQGENLQHNLSLVEALRKIAEQKGVSVAQIAIAWVLSRGEDIVPLVGARTRERLAEALGALDVTLDDADLAAIEQAVPADAAAGDRYPAAQMSHLGTDR; encoded by the coding sequence ATGCAAACCCGCCCCCTCGGAACCACCGGCCCCCAGGTCTCCGCCCTCGGCCTCGGCTGCATGGGTATGTCCGCGCTGTACGGCGAGGCGGACCGGGCCGAGTCGATCGCGACCATCCACGCCGCCCTCGAGGCGGGCGTGACGCTCCTCGACACCGGCGACTTCTACGCCATGGGCCACAACGAGATGCTGATCGGCGAGGCCCTGCGCGCGGCTCCGGCGGCCCTGCGCGAGCAGGCGCTGACCAGCGTCAAGTTCGGCGCCCTGCGTGACCCGGACGGCGGCTGGTCCGGATACGACGGCCGCCCCGCCGCGGTGCGGAACTTCGCCGCGTACTCGCTGCAGCGCCTCGGTGTCGATCACATCGACGTGTACCGGATCGCGCGGCTCGACCCGAACGTCCCGATCGAGGAGACGGTCGGCGCGATCGCCGAGCTCGTGGAGAAAGGGCACGTCAGGCACATCGGCCTGAGCGAGGTCGGCGCCGACACCATCCGACGGGCCGCTGCCACCGCCCCCATCTCCGACCTCCAGATCGAGTACTCGCTGATCTCGCGCGGCATCGAGGACGAGGTCCTGCCGACCACCCGTGAGCTGGGCATCGGGATCACCGCGTACGGCGTGCTGTCCCGCGGGCTGATCTCCGGCCACTTCACGGCGGACCGGCAGCTGGCCCCGACCGACTTCCGCTCCATGAGCCCCCGCTTCCAGGGCGAGAACCTCCAGCACAACCTCTCCCTCGTCGAGGCGCTGCGGAAGATCGCCGAGCAGAAGGGCGTCAGCGTGGCGCAGATCGCGATCGCGTGGGTGTTGTCGAGGGGCGAGGACATCGTGCCGCTGGTCGGCGCGCGGACCCGGGAGCGGCTGGCGGAGGCGCTCGGCGCGCTGGACGTCACGCTCGACGACGCCGACCTCGCCGCGATCGAGCAGGCCGTGCCGGCGGACGCCGCCGCGGGCGACCGCTACCCGGCGGCGCAGATGTCGCATCTCGGCACCGACCGCTGA